The stretch of DNA GCGCGCCACGCCGTGGCCACGGGGCCGCCTCGCACCTCATCCGCGAGTTCCAGCAGGCGCGCGGCATCGCCGGACAGCCCCCGGTTCGCGTAGCCGACGGCGAGCTCCAGGAGCGTCTGCCCCGGATACTCGCTCCGCATCGACGCGGCGAGGCGCGCCGCCTCGGCCCCGCCAGCCGTCTCGTCACCCCCGCCCCGCGCCGCGAGATAGCGCTCGGCCAGCACGAAGTGGTTCAGCGGGTCAAGCTCCAGAAGCTCCGCCCGCGCGCTGGCCGCGCCGGCTTCGTCCCCCGCCATGCGCGCCGCGATCCCGATCGCCTCGCGGGCGGAAATACTCACGCGGTCGTGGTCGAGTGCGAGCCCGGCGTGACGCTGCACCTCGGCCAGGTCCCCGGCCTCGAGCGCCAACTCCGCCAGCCGAGTGCGCGCCGCGGTCCGGAAGCCGACTGACCGGGCGGCCCAGCCAAACGCGTCGAGCGCATCGGCACGGCGCCCGAGGGCGAGATAGAGGTTGCCGGCGAGGAAGTTGGCCTCGGGATCGTACGTGTCGAGTTGCAGCGCGCGCCGCGCGTGGACGAGGCCCTCTTCGTAGCGGGCCGACCTCAGCCCCAGCGCGCCCAGGCCCAGGAGCGCCTCCCGGTTCCAGGGCTCCGCCGCGAGCGCCCGTTCGTACAGCGTCCGCGCCTCCGGGTAGCGGCGGCTCCGCGCGAGTTCCCGCGCCTCGAACACCAGGCGGTCCGTCTCCGGGAGAGCATCCCACGCCTCGGCGTTCGTCGCAAACGACCGGGACACCGAGGGGTCTCCGCCGAATCCGCAGACCCCTGCGAGACCGGTCGCACCCGGGTTTGAGCAGGCTTCCAGGCCGAGCCGCAGCAGCGAGACGCGCCACGGCTGCACGGGCGTGACGTCGAACTCCACCGCCAGCGGCTCCATAGCTTCGAGCGCCACGGCCCGCGCGCCGACCTGTTCGCCGCCGGACCACACGGTCACCGTGTCCGTCTCCGCCCCGAACGCCTGGACCACAACCCGCAGGCGGTCGCCCTCTCGTTCGACGTGCAGGGCGCCGTGGGGAGACGCGTCGGTGAGGCCGCCCGTCCCCTCCAGCGGGAACCACGTCTCCGTCCAGCGGCTGGCCGAGAGGGGATCGAACGCGCCCTGCGAGACCGGGTTGCGGTCCGCGCCCGGCTGGTACTGCGCGTGCAGCCGCCCCGCCTGGAACTCGACGTACTGTCCGTCCGTGTCGGTGAGCAGGTCCTCC from Candidatus Palauibacter polyketidifaciens encodes:
- a CDS encoding DUF5107 domain-containing protein; the protein is FARDDLELFVPGDAYLEHSGRVRPWPEDEEGRFLPLYRNNAFGGHKSYHVVGALNDFFGGYYHDEDYGWGHWAPHEEMPGRKMWLWALSRAGGVWEDLLTDTDGQYVEFQAGRLHAQYQPGADRNPVSQGAFDPLSASRWTETWFPLEGTGGLTDASPHGALHVEREGDRLRVVVQAFGAETDTVTVWSGGEQVGARAVALEAMEPLAVEFDVTPVQPWRVSLLRLGLEACSNPGATGLAGVCGFGGDPSVSRSFATNAEAWDALPETDRLVFEARELARSRRYPEARTLYERALAAEPWNREALLGLGALGLRSARYEEGLVHARRALQLDTYDPEANFLAGNLYLALGRRADALDAFGWAARSVGFRTAARTRLAELALEAGDLAEVQRHAGLALDHDRVSISAREAIGIAARMAGDEAGAASARAELLELDPLNHFVLAERYLAARGGGDETAGGAEAARLAASMRSEYPGQTLLELAVGYANRGLSGDAARLLELADEVRGGPVATAWRAFLTGDAELLRTGADPAFAFPYRPETLPVLRWAAGEDPHWGWRYLLGLNLWALDRDAEAAEVLATLGNEPDYGPAYAARAHMTRATSGDPGPDFRRAVEVDPDNRLLHISLIRHLQEAGGWAEAREASGRGRERFPDDFNVALLHVRGLLQAGDHGEAIRILGDTRVLPSENSGEAHRLYEFAHVGAALDELEAGDRPAARRHLEAALLWPESLGQGRPFDPDDRLVRFLFDAAAESRDGEPVPGAFATVTIASMRARADSLAAATSPIAAIERALLRRALAAAARLPR